The following coding sequences lie in one Psychrilyobacter atlanticus DSM 19335 genomic window:
- a CDS encoding MarR family winged helix-turn-helix transcriptional regulator, whose product MRYDNTINLISKIREISNMFIISELEKLGIKGIVPSHGDIIVTLIKHKELTMTEIAEKINKDRSTVTTLIKKLNKIGFTATKKNENDQRSNFVFLTSKGKELEEGFNQISERLYDIQFDGVTEEEKDIFRKILIKIYNNFKQENQN is encoded by the coding sequence ATGAGATATGATAATACAATTAATTTAATAAGTAAAATCAGAGAAATTTCAAACATGTTTATTATTTCTGAATTAGAAAAATTGGGAATAAAGGGGATTGTCCCTTCCCATGGTGACATTATAGTCACACTAATAAAACACAAAGAACTGACCATGACTGAAATTGCAGAAAAAATCAACAAAGACCGTTCAACCGTTACCACCTTGATAAAAAAACTGAATAAAATTGGCTTTACAGCTACAAAGAAAAATGAAAATGATCAGCGGTCAAATTTTGTGTTTCTAACATCTAAAGGAAAGGAGTTAGAGGAAGGGTTTAATCAAATTTCTGAGAGGTTATATGATATTCAATTTGACGGAGTGACAGAAGAAGAAAAGGATATTTTTAGAAAGATTTTAATCAAAATATACAATAATTTTAAACAAGAAAATCAGAATTAG
- a CDS encoding (2Fe-2S)-binding protein: MNLNLIKESIEENVYHIPFGTEVPMHEHADQDEIFYCIKGSGFGVLEDREVELNVGDTFVVPAGTMHSMRSDEDLYVVAILIPVDKIICHCKQVSFGDIRKAMVGGARTVEEIQEITGAGTGCGGCIEKVEKILTVACGCKGISIETVVNAVKDGADTIEKIGEATGAGTGCGKCKALLQNIIDTKK, from the coding sequence ATGAATTTAAATTTAATTAAGGAATCTATTGAGGAGAATGTGTACCATATCCCTTTCGGTACAGAGGTTCCTATGCATGAACATGCCGATCAAGATGAAATATTTTATTGTATAAAAGGTTCCGGTTTTGGGGTTTTAGAAGATAGAGAAGTAGAATTAAATGTAGGAGATACATTTGTTGTTCCTGCCGGGACAATGCATTCTATGAGAAGTGATGAAGATTTGTATGTGGTAGCTATTCTTATCCCTGTAGATAAAATTATTTGTCACTGTAAACAAGTGAGTTTTGGTGATATCAGGAAAGCAATGGTCGGCGGTGCTCGTACTGTAGAGGAGATACAAGAAATCACAGGAGCAGGAACAGGCTGCGGTGGATGTATTGAAAAGGTAGAAAAAATACTGACAGTAGCATGTGGATGTAAGGGTATTTCTATAGAAACTGTAGTTAATGCAGTTAAAGATGGCGCAGATACAATTGAAAAAATTGGAGAAGCAACAGGAGCAGGTACTGGATGTGGAAAATGTAAAGCTCTGTTACAGAATATAATTGATACAAAAAAGTAA
- a CDS encoding helix-turn-helix domain-containing protein, translating into MSNIEHIEFINKKGQSKDFEIISLKSFFESIDESFIKTPYRTSFYNLIFITKGKGVHEIDFLEYTIKAGDILIISRNRVHKYSEFQSLEGYLIMFTEGFLCEFLSNQTSEVKELFKFSYLNPHINYLDLYTPTLTSLLNVINDIYKNAYDFIDNKVIASAFNTFMQILSNSRLGESRSKYKKNETFVEFTELVEKNINSIKTVKEYADMMHVSKKTVNLMTRKAIDMSAKQYIIQQLILKIRLKLSFEQKSINEIAYTLGFTEPSNMTRFFKKNTKTSPSQFRDIVRDDKNSWLNSKSIELNSIAESIEENVYHISSKAVVPLHKHEDLDEIFYCIKGSGFGVLENGEVKLTVGKSFIAPAGVMHSLRSDGDLYVTAFLIPVVDERQQR; encoded by the coding sequence ATGAGTAATATAGAACATATCGAGTTTATAAATAAGAAGGGACAAAGCAAAGATTTTGAAATTATATCGTTGAAAAGTTTTTTTGAATCTATTGATGAATCTTTCATCAAAACACCATACCGTACCTCTTTTTACAATTTAATCTTTATAACTAAAGGCAAGGGTGTCCATGAAATTGATTTTTTAGAATACACCATTAAAGCAGGCGATATTTTAATAATATCTAGAAATCGTGTTCATAAATATAGTGAATTCCAAAGCTTAGAAGGATACTTAATAATGTTTACAGAAGGGTTTTTATGTGAATTTTTAAGTAACCAAACTTCTGAAGTAAAAGAATTATTTAAGTTTAGTTATTTAAATCCGCATATTAATTATCTAGATCTATATACACCAACATTAACAAGCCTTTTAAATGTAATAAATGATATCTACAAAAATGCTTATGACTTTATAGATAACAAAGTAATTGCTTCTGCTTTCAATACTTTTATGCAAATACTCTCTAACAGTCGCTTAGGAGAAAGTCGATCAAAATATAAAAAAAATGAAACATTTGTAGAATTCACTGAATTAGTTGAAAAAAATATTAACAGTATAAAAACTGTTAAAGAATACGCCGATATGATGCATGTCTCAAAAAAAACAGTTAATTTAATGACAAGAAAAGCTATTGATATGTCAGCTAAACAGTATATTATTCAGCAGTTAATTTTAAAAATAAGACTTAAACTTAGTTTCGAACAAAAAAGTATTAACGAGATCGCTTATACATTGGGATTTACAGAACCATCAAACATGACTAGATTTTTTAAAAAAAATACAAAAACCAGCCCTAGTCAATTTAGAGATATAGTAAGAGATGATAAAAACAGCTGGTTAAATAGCAAAAGTATAGAATTAAATAGTATTGCAGAATCTATTGAAGAAAATGTATATCATATTTCTTCCAAAGCAGTAGTTCCACTACACAAGCACGAGGATCTAGATGAAATTTTTTATTGTATCAAAGGTTCTGGTTTTGGTGTGCTAGAGAACGGAGAAGTAAAGCTAACAGTAGGCAAATCTTTTATTGCCCCTGCTGGAGTAATGCATTCATTAAGAAGTGATGGAGATCTCTATGTTACAGCTTTTCTTATTCCCGTCGTAGATGAGCGACAACAACGATAA
- the selA gene encoding L-seryl-tRNA(Sec) selenium transferase has translation MKRLLSNLPKVDEFLISEKLEEYKDSVPYNILIKSIREGISFYREEILNQRFTDMEIAKEDLKLEITNKIIKLIESKNQLNLKRVINATGTIIHTNLGRSKLIESSVKNIVNIASNYNNLEYDISTGKRGSRYSHIEKLICDITGAEGAIVVNNNAAAVLLVLDTLTKDSEVIVSRGELVEIGGSFRIPAIMEYSGSKLIEVGTTNRTHKKDYLEAITPETKALLKVHTSNYKIMGFTKEVKNEELSKLARDKKLISIEDLGSGVLIDFAKYGYKKEPTVQESLKSGIDVVTFSGDKLLGGPQAGIIVGKRQYIEKMKRNNLLRTLRVSKLTIAALEVTLREYLDEAEAVKNIPTLRMILEGKDEVEKRAHVLYEKLKTLETLEADLVETNAMIGGGSMPTELMDSFGVAISYKGHSIVKLERTLRNNPLSIVGRIQGGKLVFDCKTLNENDMDSIYEILSKGIDKI, from the coding sequence GTGAAAAGATTGTTATCTAATCTACCAAAGGTAGATGAATTTTTAATAAGTGAAAAATTAGAAGAATATAAAGACAGTGTTCCGTATAATATTTTAATTAAATCTATTAGGGAAGGAATTTCATTCTACAGGGAAGAAATTTTAAATCAAAGATTTACTGATATGGAGATAGCTAAGGAAGATTTAAAGTTGGAGATTACCAATAAGATAATAAAATTAATTGAATCGAAGAATCAATTGAACCTTAAAAGGGTAATAAATGCAACAGGAACTATTATTCATACTAATTTAGGAAGATCTAAGTTAATAGAGAGTAGTGTAAAAAATATAGTAAATATAGCCAGTAACTATAACAATTTGGAATATGATATATCTACTGGTAAAAGGGGAAGCAGATATTCTCATATTGAAAAATTAATCTGTGATATAACAGGAGCAGAGGGTGCTATAGTAGTAAATAACAATGCAGCAGCTGTATTATTAGTCTTAGATACACTGACTAAAGATAGCGAAGTAATAGTATCTAGAGGGGAATTAGTAGAGATAGGTGGATCATTTAGAATCCCTGCTATAATGGAATATAGTGGTTCTAAACTGATAGAGGTAGGAACAACTAACAGAACTCATAAAAAGGACTATTTAGAGGCTATAACACCTGAAACGAAAGCACTTCTAAAAGTACATACTTCTAACTATAAGATCATGGGATTCACTAAGGAAGTAAAAAATGAAGAATTATCTAAGCTGGCTAGAGATAAAAAATTAATCTCTATTGAAGATTTAGGTAGTGGAGTGTTAATCGACTTTGCTAAATATGGATATAAGAAGGAACCTACAGTTCAAGAGAGTTTAAAATCTGGTATAGATGTAGTTACATTTAGTGGGGATAAACTTTTAGGAGGTCCTCAGGCTGGAATCATAGTAGGGAAAAGACAATATATTGAAAAAATGAAAAGAAACAATCTTTTACGTACTTTAAGAGTAAGTAAATTAACTATAGCTGCCTTAGAAGTTACTTTAAGGGAGTATTTAGATGAAGCAGAAGCTGTAAAGAATATTCCAACCCTTAGAATGATATTAGAGGGGAAGGATGAAGTTGAAAAAAGAGCCCATGTTTTATATGAAAAGTTAAAAACTTTAGAAACTTTAGAAGCGGATTTGGTTGAAACTAATGCAATGATCGGAGGAGGGTCTATGCCAACGGAACTTATGGATAGTTTTGGGGTAGCGATATCTTATAAAGGTCATAGTATCGTCAAATTAGAAAGAACTCTTAGAAACAATCCACTATCTATAGTTGGTAGAATTCAAGGAGGAAAATTAGTTTTTGACTGTAAAACTTTGAATGAAAATGATATGGACAGTATTTATGAAATTTTAAGTAAAGGAATTGATAAAATATGA
- a CDS encoding 4Fe-4S binding protein: MKIKEIYELFDRIGVLTFSTIHNNEVHSRVAHFNGCDEEGIYFRTMWNKPFARQLMETGKITVCGISDTKILSHDGDLGAEFPPGYSVRLIGEVKFISEEEIREKAKTNKELKLAVYDMDKYSAMKKGNFMIHKAKVEIFDYDFSCKNRDHKLLRTRMAFGGMTYNEAGPTITDKCIQCGLCYKKCSFKAIEKGSSYSVISERCDDCGDCISVCPVDAIELSSPF, translated from the coding sequence ATGAAAATTAAAGAAATCTATGAATTATTTGATAGGATTGGTGTTCTGACTTTTTCCACCATTCACAATAACGAAGTTCACAGCAGAGTAGCTCATTTTAACGGATGTGATGAAGAGGGAATATATTTTAGAACTATGTGGAATAAACCTTTTGCGAGACAACTTATGGAAACTGGAAAAATAACTGTCTGTGGTATAAGTGATACCAAAATATTATCTCATGATGGAGACTTAGGAGCAGAATTCCCTCCAGGTTATTCTGTCAGACTTATCGGTGAAGTCAAATTTATATCTGAAGAAGAAATCAGAGAAAAAGCCAAAACAAATAAAGAACTCAAACTGGCTGTATATGATATGGATAAATATTCAGCTATGAAAAAAGGAAACTTCATGATACATAAGGCAAAAGTTGAGATCTTTGATTATGATTTCTCGTGTAAAAATAGAGATCATAAATTATTGAGAACAAGAATGGCATTTGGCGGAATGACTTATAATGAAGCTGGTCCAACTATTACAGATAAGTGTATCCAGTGTGGGTTGTGTTATAAAAAATGCAGCTTTAAAGCCATAGAAAAAGGAAGCTCCTATAGTGTGATTTCTGAAAGATGTGACGATTGTGGTGACTGTATTTCAGTATGTCCGGTGGATGCAATAGAGTTATCTTCTCCATTTTAA
- a CDS encoding VOC family protein, whose amino-acid sequence MFKRIDHVAFTVKDRAKSIHFYEENFGFKKYFEHDAPVPAVEKIVYLKLGDTILEMVHLNTYSTNQGFHFCLESDNFDEDYTRLINAGVPVDTEPHPVEAREAREEGWRRVVFVGPDGELIEFRG is encoded by the coding sequence ATGTTTAAACGAATTGATCATGTAGCATTCACTGTCAAGGATAGAGCCAAATCTATACATTTTTATGAAGAAAATTTTGGATTTAAAAAATATTTTGAGCACGATGCACCTGTGCCTGCAGTAGAAAAAATAGTTTATCTTAAACTGGGGGATACTATTTTAGAGATGGTGCACCTAAACACCTATTCAACAAATCAAGGGTTTCATTTCTGTCTTGAAAGTGATAATTTTGACGAAGACTATACCCGTCTAATAAATGCTGGCGTTCCTGTGGATACCGAACCTCATCCCGTTGAAGCAAGAGAGGCAAGAGAAGAAGGCTGGCGTAGAGTAGTCTTTGTCGGTCCTGACGGAGAATTAATAGAATTTAGAGGGTAA
- the selD gene encoding selenide, water dikinase SelD, with product MGPGVLSEVLAHIPKVYDENLLIGFDSADDAAVYKVSKDMALIQTLDFFTPIVEDPYTYGKIAAANSLSDVYAMGGDVLTALNIVCFPEKLDPNILGEILRGGAEKVMESGGILSGGHSVNDENPKYGLSVTGVVHPDKVIANNTCKAGDKLILTKPLGIGIVTTAHNVGEANDRSYKEAIKLMETLNKYSAEKMKNYEVNGCTDVTGFGFLGHLSEMLNDEISIVIDSKKVPYIEEAYEYAEEFLITSAGQKNRKHLGDKVVLEGISFPMEEILFDPQTSGGLLISVAGEDADQFLADLEKLDIKSSLVGEVVKKSTFRMKVM from the coding sequence ATAGGACCGGGTGTTCTATCAGAAGTGTTGGCTCATATTCCAAAAGTATACGACGAGAATCTACTTATTGGATTCGATAGTGCTGATGACGCTGCAGTATATAAGGTGAGTAAGGATATGGCCTTAATTCAAACTTTAGACTTTTTTACTCCCATAGTTGAAGATCCATATACATATGGAAAGATAGCAGCAGCTAACTCTCTTAGTGATGTATATGCAATGGGTGGAGACGTTCTTACAGCATTGAATATAGTATGTTTCCCAGAAAAATTAGATCCGAATATATTGGGTGAAATTTTACGTGGTGGAGCTGAAAAAGTAATGGAATCAGGTGGAATTTTAAGTGGAGGACATTCTGTTAATGATGAAAATCCAAAATATGGACTATCTGTAACAGGAGTTGTACACCCTGATAAGGTAATAGCTAATAATACGTGTAAGGCAGGAGACAAATTAATCCTGACAAAACCCCTTGGGATTGGGATAGTAACTACAGCTCATAATGTAGGAGAAGCAAATGACCGTTCTTATAAGGAAGCAATAAAACTTATGGAAACACTGAACAAATATTCAGCCGAAAAGATGAAAAATTATGAGGTAAATGGATGTACAGATGTAACTGGATTTGGATTTTTAGGCCATCTATCTGAGATGTTAAATGATGAGATCAGTATAGTTATAGATAGTAAAAAAGTACCTTATATAGAGGAAGCTTATGAATATGCAGAAGAATTCTTAATTACCTCTGCCGGGCAAAAAAATAGAAAACATCTAGGAGATAAAGTAGTTTTAGAAGGAATTTCATTTCCTATGGAGGAGATATTATTTGATCCGCAAACATCGGGAGGATTACTAATAAGTGTAGCAGGTGAAGATGCAGATCAATTTTTAGCCGACTTAGAGAAACTGGATATAAAATCTAGCCTTGTAGGGGAAGTCGTGAAAAAAAGTACGTTTAGAATGAAAGTTATGTAG
- a CDS encoding transporter substrate-binding domain-containing protein has product MKKTFLETLTVILLLFLTACSKEQTESLRVGMDLKFYPFTGSDNNGNPSGIEIDIAEALGEHLGKNVEIVNTEFSMLIPALQREEIDIIIGSMGITEEREKTVDFSNPYLYGKIVALVNREFADFHDITNDMPVEKFFNIKNTNFIGINGSIAVSIPQSYGYEVKSITSDAVAEREVVTGNSDALVGSYTLYGMHATNKDTTIMYKNPIELSLTGMAVKQGNSELLKKVNEFISKMESSGLNNQLRKDWDQAIKEKLYDDNMTLDYYLSLDQ; this is encoded by the coding sequence ATGAAAAAAACATTTTTAGAAACATTAACAGTTATTCTCTTATTATTTCTCACGGCATGTTCCAAAGAGCAGACAGAAAGCCTTCGTGTAGGAATGGATTTAAAATTTTATCCATTTACAGGGTCTGATAATAATGGAAATCCATCGGGTATAGAGATAGATATTGCTGAAGCATTGGGAGAGCATTTAGGGAAAAATGTAGAAATTGTTAACACTGAATTTTCCATGCTTATTCCTGCCCTGCAAAGAGAAGAAATTGATATTATTATCGGTTCTATGGGTATTACCGAAGAGCGTGAAAAAACAGTTGATTTTAGTAATCCTTATTTATACGGTAAAATTGTAGCTTTAGTCAATAGAGAATTTGCTGATTTTCATGATATTACAAATGATATGCCTGTTGAGAAGTTTTTTAATATTAAAAACACTAATTTTATTGGGATAAACGGTTCAATAGCTGTATCGATTCCCCAGTCATACGGTTACGAAGTTAAAAGTATAACTTCTGATGCTGTGGCTGAACGAGAAGTTGTTACGGGTAATTCCGATGCTTTAGTCGGATCATATACTCTTTACGGTATGCATGCTACAAATAAAGATACAACAATTATGTATAAAAACCCTATAGAACTCAGTTTAACAGGTATGGCGGTTAAGCAAGGTAATTCAGAGCTATTAAAAAAGGTTAACGAGTTTATTTCAAAAATGGAATCAAGCGGTTTAAATAATCAATTAAGAAAGGATTGGGATCAAGCAATTAAAGAAAAATTATATGATGATAATATGACTTTAGATTACTATTTATCCCTTGATCAATGA
- the msrB gene encoding peptide-methionine (R)-S-oxide reductase MsrB, which produces MKKLIALLIILMSLTLYGAQYEKAIFAGGCFWCMEQPFEKMEGVKSVVSGYTGGTTTSPTYDNYSSGRHIEVVEIMYNPYEISYEELLKIYWKQVDPTDSGGQFSDRGHGYTTAIFYFNDNQRKEAEISKKNLEKRGVYKDEIVTPILPAVVFYKAEEYHQDYYKKSSLKYKYYRSRSGRDKFLNEIWGKDRKDWGRYELKKKLTDLEFKVTQEEFTEPPFNNKYWDNKKDGIYVDLISGEVLFSSIDKYKSGTGWPSFTKPLVPENIIEKEDTKLFQKRTEIRSKIGDAHLGHLFNDGPEPTGLRYCMNSASLKFIPVEDLEKEGYGEFKKLFKGK; this is translated from the coding sequence ATGAAAAAATTGATAGCATTATTAATTATTTTAATGAGTCTCACCTTGTATGGAGCCCAGTATGAAAAAGCTATCTTTGCAGGGGGATGTTTTTGGTGTATGGAGCAGCCCTTTGAAAAGATGGAGGGAGTTAAATCTGTAGTATCTGGATATACAGGGGGAACAACAACCAGTCCAACCTATGATAACTACAGTTCAGGGAGGCATATCGAAGTTGTAGAGATTATGTATAATCCATATGAGATTAGTTACGAGGAGCTTTTGAAGATCTATTGGAAACAGGTAGATCCGACAGATTCAGGAGGGCAATTTTCAGACAGGGGACATGGGTATACTACAGCAATCTTTTATTTTAATGACAATCAAAGGAAGGAAGCAGAGATCTCCAAAAAAAATCTGGAAAAAAGAGGAGTATATAAAGATGAAATAGTTACACCTATATTACCTGCTGTTGTTTTTTATAAAGCAGAGGAGTATCATCAGGATTATTATAAGAAAAGTTCATTGAAATATAAATATTATAGAAGCAGATCTGGAAGGGATAAATTTTTAAATGAAATTTGGGGAAAAGACAGAAAAGACTGGGGGAGGTATGAATTGAAAAAAAAATTAACAGATTTAGAGTTTAAAGTAACACAGGAAGAGTTTACAGAACCGCCATTTAACAATAAATATTGGGATAATAAAAAAGACGGGATCTATGTAGATCTTATATCTGGAGAAGTACTTTTTAGTTCTATAGATAAATATAAATCTGGAACAGGGTGGCCTAGTTTCACCAAACCACTGGTTCCAGAAAATATTATAGAAAAGGAAGATACTAAACTTTTTCAAAAAAGAACAGAGATTAGAAGTAAGATTGGAGATGCTCATTTGGGACATCTGTTTAATGACGGTCCAGAACCTACTGGACTTAGGTATTGTATGAATTCTGCCTCTCTAAAGTTTATTCCTGTAGAAGATCTAGAAAAAGAAGGGTATGGTGAATTCAAGAAATTATTTAAAGGCAAGTAG
- a CDS encoding ABC transporter permease subunit (The N-terminal region of this protein, as described by TIGR01726, is a three transmembrane segment that identifies a subfamily of ABC transporter permease subunits, which specificities that include histidine, arginine, glutamine, glutamate, L-cystine (sic), the opines (in Agrobacterium) octopine and nopaline, etc.), translated as MLKKRILPIVVVAIVYILFFTFIINQVADILDFSVIFQYKKQLIKAIGTTVFLSLTVLLASMIVGFFLFLMTESYNRYLKYLIIVYKEIVMGTPLLVLVFVVVYVIGVAFNISDKLMLGFTALTLYMSPYMTNVYEGAYNTIDENQFIIMDFYGFNLFQRYRYIILPQMIKSIIPGLINNLSSIVKGTSILSTIAISEIFYSVSVVSNRTYRYIEGYFVLWMVYLVITIPLSRLAKYYSKQWNQND; from the coding sequence ATGTTGAAGAAAAGAATATTACCGATTGTTGTTGTTGCCATTGTCTACATACTTTTTTTTACTTTTATTATCAATCAAGTAGCAGATATACTGGATTTTTCAGTTATTTTCCAATACAAAAAACAACTGATAAAAGCTATAGGAACAACAGTTTTTTTAAGTTTAACAGTATTATTGGCAAGTATGATAGTAGGATTTTTCTTGTTTTTAATGACAGAGTCTTACAATAGATATTTGAAGTATTTAATTATAGTATATAAAGAGATCGTTATGGGAACTCCTTTACTGGTTTTAGTGTTCGTTGTAGTTTACGTAATAGGTGTGGCTTTTAATATCAGCGATAAACTCATGTTAGGCTTTACGGCTCTTACACTTTATATGAGTCCCTATATGACCAATGTTTATGAAGGGGCTTACAATACAATTGATGAAAATCAATTTATTATAATGGATTTCTATGGATTTAATCTTTTTCAGAGATATCGTTATATTATTTTACCGCAAATGATCAAATCAATTATACCAGGATTAATTAATAATCTATCCTCCATCGTAAAGGGAACCTCTATTTTAAGTACAATTGCAATATCTGAAATATTTTATTCGGTTAGTGTAGTTTCTAACCGGACATACAGATATATAGAAGGATATTTTGTACTTTGGATGGTATATCTAGTTATAACAATCCCTTTATCGAGACTGGCAAAATATTATTCAAAACAATGGAATCAAAATGATTAG
- a CDS encoding amino acid ABC transporter ATP-binding protein, with translation MQLKLKNIKKSYEQLIIKDISLELSGYKSIGIIGKSGCGKSTLLRLLAGIEFADAGEIIINNTSVDKSNLKEYQNKIGMVFQQHNLFPHLSLLKNISLILEKTKGYEKEEAEEIGKNLLKQLHLKNEMHKKPSKVSGGQAQRAAIARALSTDPKLIFMDEPTAALDPILTREVLEAVTELRVSGKHFIFVTHEISFVKKFADYVLFMDDGKIHEKGEISILTDPNTEKLKKFLEHEQF, from the coding sequence GTGCAGTTAAAGTTAAAAAACATAAAAAAATCATATGAACAGTTAATTATCAAAGATATCAGTTTGGAATTATCGGGTTATAAATCTATTGGAATTATCGGAAAAAGCGGATGTGGAAAATCTACACTTCTCAGACTGCTGGCAGGGATTGAATTTGCTGATGCAGGCGAAATAATTATAAATAATACATCTGTTGATAAAAGTAATTTGAAAGAATATCAAAATAAGATTGGAATGGTTTTTCAACAGCATAACCTTTTCCCCCACTTATCTCTTTTAAAAAATATAAGCCTAATTTTAGAAAAAACAAAAGGTTATGAAAAGGAAGAAGCTGAGGAGATAGGGAAAAACCTTTTAAAACAGCTGCATTTAAAAAATGAAATGCATAAGAAACCTTCAAAAGTTTCAGGAGGGCAAGCTCAAAGAGCAGCAATAGCCAGAGCACTATCAACTGATCCAAAATTAATCTTCATGGATGAACCTACAGCGGCCCTTGATCCGATACTTACAAGAGAGGTGTTAGAAGCAGTTACTGAATTAAGAGTTTCTGGAAAACATTTTATTTTTGTAACACACGAAATAAGTTTTGTAAAAAAGTTTGCGGATTATGTATTGTTTATGGATGATGGAAAAATTCATGAAAAAGGTGAAATTAGTATTTTAACAGATCCAAATACAGAAAAATTAAAAAAATTTTTAGAACACGAACAATTTTAA